One segment of Paraburkholderia sp. PGU19 DNA contains the following:
- a CDS encoding winged helix-turn-helix domain-containing protein — protein sequence MIRIESLTVFPDRREVFVNGVPVELGCRAMDVLLVLIEANGALVTKEKLTDRVWPHTVVAENNLRVHICMIRKMMGEHRKLLVSVPGRGYRLLRPVQPAYLVPMLVANAQLMRSAS from the coding sequence ATGATTCGCATCGAAAGCCTGACTGTGTTCCCGGACCGTAGAGAAGTGTTCGTCAACGGTGTTCCTGTCGAACTGGGTTGCAGAGCGATGGATGTATTGCTCGTGCTTATCGAAGCAAATGGCGCGCTGGTGACAAAGGAAAAACTCACAGACCGGGTCTGGCCGCACACGGTGGTCGCTGAAAACAATCTTCGTGTTCACATCTGCATGATCCGCAAAATGATGGGCGAACACCGCAAGTTGCTCGTATCTGTGCCTGGGCGCGGCTACCGCCTGTTACGACCGGTCCAGCCGGCTTATCTGGTTCCAATGCTCGTCGCGAATGCCCAGTTGATGCGGTCTGCAAGTTAG
- a CDS encoding potassium channel family protein — translation MNSDIKDDLHVRLSPHDAVVEVSKVFWHLRSILAIMIVLFFVLSIAMYYGGGAVNMATRVHSSLGETLYFCAVTALTIGYGDVVPTTTLGRIIAVLLGLLGVLMTGVTTGSTVYGIQVAAQRAGLRPR, via the coding sequence ATGAACAGTGACATCAAGGACGATCTTCACGTCCGCCTCTCGCCGCACGATGCAGTTGTTGAAGTCTCGAAAGTTTTCTGGCACCTGCGCAGCATTCTGGCCATCATGATCGTGCTTTTCTTCGTTTTGTCGATCGCAATGTACTACGGTGGGGGAGCCGTCAATATGGCCACGCGCGTCCACTCATCGCTGGGCGAGACACTGTATTTTTGCGCGGTCACTGCGCTGACCATCGGCTACGGTGATGTCGTGCCGACCACCACGCTTGGTCGGATCATCGCGGTTTTACTGGGTTTGCTCGGCGTATTGATGACGGGAGTGACAACGGGCTCCACGGTCTACGGCATTCAGGTAGCGGCTCAACGAGCTGGCCTGCGACCGCGCTGA
- a CDS encoding ATP-binding protein, producing MDWFAGEEMLAASSYLNWLCQPGDAFVVVAFLAAVGLFSAFARHVSSAVFVLAANTCFAVLLLAPFDASERISTHTILAIAGFLPSSLALALLIHRLRKLNAIVMEMKSANTALASPNSPITGGNAQVPADSVDIRAFLIEEMHLSTLEELSASITHEIAQPLSAIVLNGNAGLRWLHQDDPPKHEVQGCIERMTSDGWRASAIMVRIHERCQRSLPPLTPTAMNDVIREIIPIIRRQVADCGGTLELRLSPSLPDTLANATRLQQVFLNLTQNALHAMTAIKDRPAQIVISTWATEVGAVAFSVADNGPGIACEQISSIFDPFVTTREPAIGLALSSCRSIVEAHSGEISVSNNPDYGAIFVVTLPPFK from the coding sequence ATGGACTGGTTTGCGGGCGAGGAGATGCTGGCCGCGAGCTCGTATTTGAACTGGCTCTGTCAGCCTGGCGACGCATTTGTCGTCGTCGCCTTTCTCGCGGCAGTCGGTTTATTCTCTGCTTTCGCGAGACATGTATCGTCAGCCGTGTTCGTGCTGGCTGCAAATACGTGCTTTGCCGTGCTGCTTCTTGCACCATTCGATGCATCGGAGCGAATCAGCACGCACACGATCCTCGCTATCGCGGGGTTCCTCCCGTCTTCGCTTGCGCTCGCGCTGCTTATACATCGCCTACGCAAACTCAACGCGATCGTCATGGAAATGAAATCGGCGAATACCGCGCTCGCTTCACCCAATAGCCCAATCACGGGCGGGAACGCACAAGTTCCGGCCGACAGCGTCGACATTCGAGCATTCCTCATCGAAGAGATGCATCTCAGCACACTTGAAGAACTGAGCGCCTCGATTACGCATGAGATTGCCCAGCCGTTATCGGCAATCGTATTGAATGGCAACGCGGGGCTGCGCTGGCTGCATCAGGACGATCCGCCGAAGCATGAAGTCCAGGGTTGCATCGAGCGGATGACGAGCGACGGCTGGCGTGCGTCCGCCATCATGGTACGGATTCACGAACGCTGCCAGCGCTCGCTACCACCACTCACACCTACGGCAATGAACGACGTCATCCGGGAAATCATCCCAATCATCAGACGCCAGGTGGCAGATTGCGGCGGAACGCTCGAACTCCGTCTATCCCCGTCACTTCCGGATACATTGGCTAACGCTACGAGGCTTCAGCAGGTATTCCTCAACCTCACGCAGAACGCTCTACACGCGATGACCGCGATAAAAGACAGACCTGCTCAAATTGTCATTTCGACGTGGGCCACTGAAGTGGGTGCCGTAGCATTCTCGGTGGCCGATAATGGGCCCGGAATCGCATGTGAACAGATAAGTTCGATATTCGACCCGTTCGTTACCACGAGAGAGCCGGCCATCGGCCTGGCTCTTTCAAGCTGCCGCTCGATCGTCGAAGCTCACAGCGGCGAAATTTCTGTCAGCAACAACCCCGATTACGGCGCGATCTTTGTCGTTACGCTGCCGCCGTTTAAATAG
- a CDS encoding ATP-binding protein has product MREKTASLAADLTDVGERTLATLTPLDGYRLLPPAAKEDVHESVALSAKVWFETLLSGEPPSAQHMNVFREISQRREPQRVPLQSLLQALRLGLREIWSTYVALGELDEHIGKELLVDVSLYLFDYFDLVAQIIVHAYLAEQYRQPGWTELAVAIEEGARQSDNVRHHLVALLGQLSNEPHLLSRLAPSHARGQRSAEAAGAQVMKFFGIDVDIDDSAEVAKALRDAQEKLSQASRLAAVAELSASIAHELNQPLQAVVAHGRACLRWLAATPPRIEEARLSAEHVVRDANAAADVVSRIRALFRHAAPQKVDLDINKLILQVCTLMADDIQRNAISLETILYEDVPKICADAVQIQQVLVNLVRNAIEALATTEERPKLLIIRSRRDADSVVIDVEDRGTGQVDFERIFEPFITTKKTGMGMGLAICRSIVEVHAGRIWAARNVSRGVTFSFTLPIERSTATAR; this is encoded by the coding sequence TTGCGAGAAAAAACCGCCTCCCTCGCTGCCGATCTGACCGATGTCGGCGAGCGCACGCTCGCGACACTGACACCGCTCGACGGATACCGGTTGCTGCCGCCAGCCGCCAAAGAGGATGTTCACGAATCCGTCGCGCTGTCCGCCAAAGTATGGTTCGAGACGCTGTTGTCGGGCGAACCTCCGTCCGCGCAGCATATGAACGTGTTTCGGGAAATCAGCCAGAGACGCGAGCCTCAACGCGTGCCGCTGCAGAGCCTGCTTCAGGCGTTGCGCCTCGGCTTGCGGGAAATCTGGAGCACCTACGTCGCGCTGGGAGAACTGGACGAGCATATCGGCAAAGAACTTCTGGTCGACGTCTCGCTGTACCTCTTCGATTACTTCGATCTCGTCGCGCAGATCATCGTCCACGCTTATCTGGCGGAGCAATATCGGCAGCCGGGGTGGACGGAACTGGCCGTCGCAATCGAGGAGGGCGCCCGCCAATCCGACAACGTGCGGCACCATCTCGTCGCGCTGCTCGGGCAGTTGTCGAACGAGCCGCATCTGTTGTCGAGGCTGGCGCCCAGCCACGCGCGAGGGCAACGCAGTGCCGAAGCGGCGGGTGCGCAAGTGATGAAGTTCTTTGGTATCGATGTCGATATCGATGACAGCGCAGAGGTCGCGAAGGCTTTGCGTGACGCGCAGGAAAAGCTTTCACAGGCGTCACGGCTCGCGGCTGTCGCCGAACTGTCCGCCTCCATTGCTCACGAACTCAATCAGCCCCTCCAGGCCGTCGTCGCGCATGGGCGTGCATGTTTGCGGTGGCTCGCTGCGACACCGCCCAGGATCGAGGAAGCCAGACTTTCCGCCGAGCACGTTGTCCGCGACGCAAATGCCGCAGCTGACGTAGTGAGCCGCATCCGGGCCCTCTTCAGGCATGCAGCCCCGCAAAAGGTGGATCTCGACATCAACAAGCTGATCCTTCAGGTATGCACGCTGATGGCCGACGATATCCAGCGCAACGCGATTTCGCTAGAAACGATCCTGTACGAAGACGTGCCGAAGATCTGCGCCGACGCGGTTCAGATTCAGCAGGTGCTCGTGAACCTCGTGCGCAACGCAATCGAAGCGTTAGCGACAACGGAGGAACGGCCGAAGCTGCTGATAATCCGCTCGCGTCGCGATGCGGATAGTGTGGTGATCGACGTGGAAGATCGTGGCACGGGGCAGGTGGACTTCGAGAGAATCTTCGAGCCGTTCATTACCACGAAGAAAACAGGGATGGGCATGGGCCTGGCGATCTGCCGGTCCATCGTCGAAGTACACGCTGGCCGGATCTGGGCGGCGCGCAATGTGTCCCGTGGCGTAACATTCAGCTTCACGCTTCCGATAGAGCGTTCGACCGCAACAGCACGTTAA